From a region of the Corallococcus coralloides DSM 2259 genome:
- a CDS encoding acetolactate synthase large subunit, which produces MKASDLFVKALEAEGVRSVYGLPGEENLDLLESMRTAGMRLVVTRHEQAAGFMAATQGRLTGRAGVCLATLGPGATNLVTAAAYAQLGAMPMVMLTGQKPIKVSKQGHFQIVDVVGMMRPLTKSTRTLVSAEHVPSAVREAFRRAEEERPGATHLELPEDVAREPTEALPLSPGVARRPVADESSIAQAVEALASARRPLLMIGAGANRKLTSEMLRAFVDRVGLPFFSTQMGKGVVDETHPLWMGTAALSDGDFVHRAIEASDCILNVGHDVIEKPPFVMRDGRRTVIHLNFSSAEVDPVYFPQVQVTGDLANAVWRIAEGVGPRSHWDFTPFEKSRAGLDAQFVSGAADDRFPIYPARLVAEVRRAMPEDGIVCLDNGMYKLWFARYYRCRRPNTLLLDNALATMGAGLPSAIAAKLVHPRRKVVAVCGDGGFMMNSQELETAVRLKLDLVVIVVRDDGYGMIRWKQEEMGLPDFGMTLGNPDFVRYAEAYGARGHRPSSATEFGATLTRCLESGGVHVIDLPIDYTDTARALGAGPLVES; this is translated from the coding sequence ATGAAGGCATCGGATCTGTTCGTGAAGGCGCTCGAAGCGGAGGGCGTGCGCAGTGTCTACGGACTGCCCGGCGAGGAGAACCTGGACCTGCTCGAGTCCATGCGCACCGCCGGCATGCGCCTGGTCGTCACCCGGCACGAGCAGGCGGCCGGGTTCATGGCCGCCACGCAGGGACGGCTCACCGGACGCGCGGGCGTGTGTCTGGCGACGCTGGGGCCGGGGGCCACCAACCTCGTCACCGCGGCCGCGTACGCGCAGCTGGGCGCAATGCCCATGGTGATGCTCACCGGCCAGAAGCCCATCAAGGTGAGCAAGCAGGGCCACTTCCAGATCGTCGACGTCGTCGGGATGATGCGGCCGCTCACCAAGTCCACGCGCACGCTCGTCTCCGCGGAGCACGTGCCCTCGGCGGTCCGCGAGGCCTTCCGCCGCGCCGAGGAGGAGCGCCCCGGCGCCACCCACCTGGAGCTGCCCGAGGACGTGGCGCGCGAGCCCACCGAGGCCCTGCCCCTGTCGCCGGGTGTCGCGCGCAGGCCCGTGGCGGATGAGTCATCCATCGCCCAGGCGGTGGAGGCGCTCGCGTCGGCCCGCCGTCCGCTGTTGATGATTGGCGCGGGGGCCAACCGCAAGCTGACGTCGGAGATGCTCCGTGCCTTCGTGGACCGCGTGGGCCTGCCCTTCTTCAGCACGCAGATGGGCAAGGGCGTGGTGGATGAAACGCATCCCCTGTGGATGGGCACCGCCGCGCTGTCCGACGGCGACTTCGTCCACCGCGCCATCGAGGCCTCGGACTGCATCCTCAACGTGGGCCATGACGTCATCGAGAAACCCCCGTTCGTCATGCGCGACGGCCGCCGCACGGTCATCCACCTGAACTTCTCCTCGGCGGAGGTCGACCCCGTGTACTTCCCGCAGGTGCAGGTGACGGGAGACCTGGCGAACGCCGTGTGGCGCATCGCGGAGGGCGTGGGGCCGCGCTCGCACTGGGACTTCACGCCCTTCGAGAAGTCGCGCGCGGGGCTCGACGCGCAGTTCGTCAGTGGCGCCGCGGACGACCGCTTCCCCATCTACCCCGCGAGGCTGGTCGCGGAGGTGCGCCGCGCCATGCCGGAGGACGGCATCGTGTGCCTGGACAACGGCATGTACAAGCTGTGGTTCGCCCGCTACTACCGCTGCCGCCGGCCCAACACGCTGCTGCTCGACAACGCGCTCGCGACGATGGGCGCGGGGCTGCCGTCCGCCATCGCCGCGAAGCTCGTGCACCCCCGGCGCAAGGTGGTGGCCGTCTGCGGTGACGGCGGGTTCATGATGAACTCGCAGGAGCTGGAGACGGCGGTGCGCCTGAAGCTGGACCTGGTGGTCATCGTCGTGCGCGATGACGGCTACGGGATGATCCGCTGGAAGCAGGAGGAGATGGGCCTGCCCGACTTCGGGATGACGTTGGGCAACCCGGACTTCGTCCGCTACGCGGAGGCCTACGGCGCACGGGGTCACCGCCCGTCGAGCGCCACCGAGTTCGGCGCCACGCTCACGCGCTGCCTGGAGTCGGGCGGCGTGCACGTCATCGACCTGCCCATTGATTACACGGACACCGCGCGGGCGCTCGGTGCCGGTCCCCTGGTGGAGTCGTGA